In Buchnera aphidicola (Sipha maydis), the following proteins share a genomic window:
- the dnaA gene encoding chromosomal replication initiator protein DnaA, with product MFYLKWKKCINYFKKKIPQSEFNMWIRPLQPKIKKKNFFLYTPNNFFLLWIKEKYLKKIKILVKKYFNIKSSHIKLIINKKIIQISKNYNIKKNENNQENVLKKYKFKNFIIGKSNKLAYQSAYHIAQNPGNFYNPFFLYGKTGLGKTHLLYAIKNSLEKKKYQKIIYIKSEHFVQKMVKSLKNNSIEKFKKYYRSANILIIEDIQFFSYKNRTQEEFFYTIYDLIEKNKQIIITSNCYPTKMKGINERLQSRLDSGLSVCINTPTKNTRIKILIKKSHEKNIFLPYRIIYFIANNFKSNVRELESILNKIQANLLFNKHKNITINLIKKILKDFLQVKKKKITIKKIQKIVSKHYNIKLSELLSIKKNKSIILPRQIAMTLSKNLTKHSLQEIGNFFNKKTHTTVLYACKKIKKLYNKNLIIQKNYNILLKKLSV from the coding sequence ATGTTTTATTTAAAATGGAAAAAATGTATTAATTATTTTAAAAAAAAAATACCACAAAGTGAATTTAATATGTGGATACGCCCTTTACAACCAAAAATTAAAAAAAAAAATTTTTTTTTATATACTCCCAACAATTTTTTTTTACTTTGGATTAAAGAAAAATATTTAAAAAAAATAAAAATATTAGTAAAAAAATATTTTAATATCAAATCTAGTCATATAAAACTAATTATAAATAAAAAAATTATTCAAATATCTAAAAACTATAATATAAAAAAAAATGAAAATAATCAGGAAAATGTTTTAAAAAAGTATAAATTCAAAAATTTTATTATTGGAAAATCTAATAAATTAGCATATCAATCAGCATATCATATAGCACAAAATCCAGGAAATTTTTATAATCCATTTTTTTTATATGGAAAAACAGGATTAGGAAAAACTCATTTATTATATGCAATTAAAAACTCTTTAGAAAAAAAAAAATATCAAAAAATAATATATATAAAATCTGAACATTTCGTGCAAAAAATGGTTAAGTCATTAAAAAATAATTCTATTGAAAAATTTAAAAAATATTACCGTTCAGCAAATATTTTAATAATAGAAGATATTCAATTTTTTTCATATAAAAATAGAACGCAAGAAGAATTTTTTTATACTATATATGATTTAATTGAAAAAAATAAACAAATTATTATTACTTCTAATTGTTATCCAACCAAAATGAAAGGAATAAATGAAAGATTACAATCAAGACTAGATTCTGGATTAAGTGTATGCATCAATACTCCTACAAAAAATACACGAATTAAAATTTTGATTAAAAAATCTCATGAAAAAAATATTTTTTTACCATACAGAATAATATATTTTATTGCAAACAACTTTAAATCAAATGTTCGTGAACTTGAAAGTATTTTAAATAAAATTCAAGCAAACCTTTTGTTTAATAAACATAAAAATATTACTATAAATCTTATAAAAAAAATATTAAAAGATTTTTTACAAGTAAAAAAAAAAAAAATTACTATAAAAAAAATTCAAAAAATCGTATCAAAACATTATAATATTAAGTTATCTGAATTATTATCTATTAAAAAAAATAAATCTATTATACTCCCACGCCAAATAGCTATGACTCTTTCTAAAAATCTAACTAAACATAGTTTACAAGAAATTGGAAATTTTTTTAATAAAAAAACACATACAACTGTCTTATATGCATGTAAAAAGATAAAAAAATTGTATAATAAAAATCTTATTATCCAAAAAAATTATAATATTTTACTAAAAAAACTATCTGTATAA